A single genomic interval of Rhododendron vialii isolate Sample 1 chromosome 3a, ASM3025357v1 harbors:
- the LOC131319493 gene encoding protein PNS1-like, with protein MSRLHDSNPPPRNIPPEFQQIHRQAIPQFPSSNPLKVQEEPVTLFYQKAGRLPCFKNFFRNLFYLHFSLITVLTAVLAVRGLLSHHHHNLRLLKLLFPLLSSTALAALVAFSCQFFTLLRPSRTLKAVFWLSPLLTCAAGILLVSVGSAASLAVASLALVSAILMSLYSCWVSPRFDYAGQVLSVSISSPPPRTAVIVFLTIIGGALYSGLIAVGIGGATAAAAWGGLEKVFILVIVLSYTWTMNVVKNVVGVVISRVKYMKFACGMDLETGLAFRDVRKYSMGSVCVGSVLVPVLGLVCGLARAMSSASGETDEFMFSCVNCYSGVASKLVTYGNRWGFVHVGVYNKRFVQASIDTWEMFRRAGLEPLIDSDLTSSFCFLCGVAGGGVCALAGGTWSLVVHNGYATVVSIYAFLIGYFMCRVAMAWPQACVSAYHVAYAENPESARFDATIPVRVQELQRSRAQNSHTIHDSTEFE; from the exons ATGTCTAGATTACATGATTCAAATCCTCCCCCGAGGAATATTCCCCCAGAATTCCAGCAAATTCATCGTCAGGCGATCCCTCAATTCCCATCGTCAAACCCCCTcaag GTACAAGAAGAACCCGTCACTCTGTTTTACCAAAAAGCAGGGAGGCTACCCTGTTTCAAGAACTTCTTCCGAAACCTCTTCTacctccacttctctctcatcACCGTCTTAACAGCCGTCCTCGCCGTCCGCGGCCTCCTCTCTCATCACCACCACAACCTCCGCCTCCTGAAACTCCTCTTCCCTCTTCTCTCCTCCACCGCGCTCGCCGCCCTCGTTGCCTTTTCATGCCAATTCTTCACTCTCCTACGCCCATCAAGAACGCTAAAAGCCGTGTTCTGGCTCAGCCCGCTGCTAACCTGCGCAGCGGGCATCCTCCTTGTTTCCGTGGGGTCCGCGGCGAGCCTGGCGGTAGCATCACTCGCTCTGGTCTCAGCCATTTTGATGTCGCTCTACTCTTGTTGGGTCAGTCCACGGTTCGACTACGCTGGCCAGGTTTTATCCGTCTCGATATCGTCTCCCCCGCCTAGAACCGCCGTGATCGTTTTCCTAACTATCATCGGCGGTGCTCTGTATTCGGGTCTTATAGCGGTGGGGATTGGCGGCGCCACCGCGGCCGCCGCCTGGGGTGGTTTGGAAAAGGTTTTTATCTTGGTGATTGTGCTGAGCTATACATGGACCATGAATGTGGTCAAGAATGTGGTGGGAGTTGTGATTTCTCGGGTCAAGTATATGAAGTTCGCCTGTGGGATGGATTTGGAAACGGGTTTGGCTTTCCGGGATGTGAGGAAGTACTCGATGGGTAGTGTTTGTGTCGGGTCGGTTCTTGTTCCGGTTCTCGGGCTGGTTTGCGGTTTGGCTCGGGCCATGAGTTCAGCTTCAG GGGAAACAGATGAATTCATGTTCTCGTGCGTGAATTGCTATTCAGGAGTTGCTTCCAAGCTGGTAACGTACGGGAATCGATGGGGCTTCGTTCACGTCGGAGTCTATAATAAACGTTTCGTCCAGGCGTCAATCGATACGTGGGAGATGTTCAGGAGAGCTGGGCTGGAACCATTGATTGACTCGGATCTCACCAGTTCATTCTGCTTCCTCTGTGGGGTGGCTGGTGGCGGAGTTTGTGCGCTGGCTGGCGGAACTTGGTCTCTTGTGGTGCACAATGGGTATGCCACAGTAGTGTCAATCTATGCCTTCCTGATTGGCTATTTCATG TGCCGGGTAGCGATGGCATGGCCACAGGCTTGTGTTTCCGCATACCACGTTGCTTACGCAGAGAACCCGGAGAGCGCCCGATTCGACGCGACAATCCCGGTACGCGTTCAGGAGCTGCAGAGATCTCGAGCCCAGAATTCACATACAATTCATGACTCCACCGAGTTCGAGTAG
- the LOC131319392 gene encoding cation/calcium exchanger 1, with amino-acid sequence MDTSSLTSHPKKLSLFLNTSFLLLLSLFFFTNVLHQPRFGSTTISLIPSAPPLHQFIGYESKCAYVKSQNYFHSKGYINYLEIFYCTCGKYPGLGYSILLLWLVVLFYLLGNTASEYFCPSLESLSKILNLSPTIAGTTLLPLGNGVTDVFSSIISFTQSNDGGVGINSVLGGAFFISSVVVGIISILITKHKISVDKSSFVRDVLFLLLALSSLLLVFIVGEISLWGSICFVSIYFVYIVVVSVMHFYRQKEERVVNLSTNPKSFLGEFGEVGVPLLGCVDEEKPVSLDKGDFEASNQKEISRCFTFDSKIRECLIWFLYLLELPLYLPRRLTIPCVREERWSKPFAVISVILAPILLAALWNTQNPNLSSKTSSLIYMTSGLIGLTFGVVASVATKRSIPPKKYLFPWVFGGFLMSIIWTYITAEELVSLLESIGRILGISPSILGLTVLAWGNSTGDLIANVAVAMNGGSDGVQIAVSGCYAGPLFNTLVGLGLSLVFSSWSEYPSSYVIPNDPFLFEILGFLIAGLLWALVILPRKNMRVDRFLGGGLLAMYCCFLCLRFSRALGVLETAS; translated from the coding sequence ATGGATACTTCATCCCTCACATCCCATCCcaagaaactctctctcttcctcaacacatccttcctcctcctcctctcactcTTCTTCTTCACCAATGTCCTTCATCAACCCAGATTTGGTTCCACCACAATTTCATTAATCCCATCTGCACCCCCACTTCATCAGTTCATTGGTTATGAGTCCAAGTGTGCTTATGTCAAGTCCCAGAATTATTTCCACTCCAAAGGGTACATAAACTACCTTGAGATTTTCTACTGCACCTGTGGAAAATACCCTGGATTGGGCTATTCTATATTGCTCTTATGGCTTGTTGTGTTGTTCTATTTACTGGGTAACACAGCTTCAGAATATTTCTGTCCTTCGTTGGAAAGTTTGTCTAAAATACTGAATCTCTCTCCAACGATCGCCGGGACTACCCTCCTTCCACTCGGAAATGGTGTCACCGACGTCTTCTCCAGTATCATATCTTTTACACAGTCCAACGATGGTGGTGTTGGCATCAACAGTGTACTGGGAGGGGCATTTTTTATATCAAGTGTGGTGGTGGGTATCATAAGCATATTGATCACCAAGCATAAGATTTCGGTTGATAAATCGAGTTTCGTTAGAGACGTCCTGTTCTTGCTTCTCGCTCTTTCTTCTTTATTGTTGGTTTTTATCGTGGGAGAAATCAGCTTGTGGGGATCGATCTGTTTCGTCtcgatttattttgtttatatagTTGTGGTTTCTGTCATGCACTTCTACAGACAGAAAGAAGAGAGGGTAGTAAACTTATCGACGAATCCAAAGAGCTTCTTAGGTGAATTTGGCGAGGTGGGCGTACCGTTACTGGGTTGTGTCGATGAAGAAAAACCCGTTTCGTTGGATAAAGGTGATTTCGAAGCATCGAATCAGAAAGAAATATCAAGGTGTTTTACATTCGATTCGAAAATTCGCGAATGCTTGATTTGGTTTCTATATCTCTTGGAGCTGCCTCTTTACTTGCCAAGAAGGCTTACAATACCATGTGTAAGGGAAGAAAGATGGTCTAAGCCATTTGCAGTTATTTCAGTTATTTTGGCTCCAATTCTACTGGCAGCCCTTTGGaacacccaaaatccaaatctaAGTTCAAAAACAAGTTCATTGATCTATATGACTTCTGGGTTGATTGGGTTGACATTTGGGGTTGTTGCATCTGTGGCCACCAAAAGGTCAATCCCACCAAAGAAGTACTTATTCCCCTGGGTTTTTGGAGGATTTTTGATGAGTATCATTTGGACATACATCACAGCAGAGGAATTGGTTTCTTTGTTGGAGTCAATTGGGAGAATACTTGGGATAAGCCCTTCAATCCTAGGGCTAACTGTCCTTGCTTGGGGCAATTCAACTGGGGATTTGATAGCCAATGTGGCTGTGGCAATGAATGGGGGCTCAGATGGGGTGCAAATTGCGGTATCAGGGTGCTATGCAGGGCCCTTGTTCAACACGTTGGTTGGTCTGGGTCTATCTCTTGTTTTCTCATCCTGGTCCGAGTACCCGTCTTCTTACGTGATTCCTAACGATCCGTTTCTCTTCGAGATTCTTGGGTTCTTGATTGCTGGCTTGCTTTGGGCACTCGTGATTTTGCCGAGGAAAAACATGCGGGTCGATCGGTTTCTGGGCGGGGGACTCTTGGCTATGTACTGTTGTTTTCTGTGTCTGAGATTTTCCAGGGCTCTTGGGGTTCTGGAAACAGCTTCATGA